The following proteins come from a genomic window of Paenibacillus swuensis:
- the fliM gene encoding flagellar motor switch protein FliM, protein MVDVLSQNEIDALLAALSSGEMDAEELKKEDTQKKIRAYDFKRAVRFSKDHIRSLTRIHENFARYLTTYFSAQLRTFVQISVVQVEQLPYDEFIRSIPKMTILNIFEAEPLEGRMVLEVHPNVAFAMLDRMLGGSGTSPSKINALTEIETIVMERIFSRAFESLQEAWKTVIDLAPRLEALETNPQFMQIVSPNETIALISLSTKIGDTTGMINLCIPHVVIEPIMSRLSVHHWFVSQKKTRAPEEQEALQKRVTKAKLPVIAELGNSSISVREFLGLVVGDVITLDKKSEDGLSVKVGERMKFIASPGAVKGRMAVQITDIVTEGAEEYDE, encoded by the coding sequence TTGGTTGATGTATTGTCACAGAATGAAATTGACGCCTTGCTGGCGGCGCTCTCCTCGGGAGAAATGGATGCTGAAGAGCTTAAGAAGGAAGATACTCAAAAGAAGATCAGAGCTTATGACTTTAAGAGAGCGGTAAGGTTTTCTAAAGATCATATCCGCAGCCTAACTCGGATTCATGAGAATTTTGCGCGATATTTGACCACTTATTTTTCAGCGCAACTCAGAACTTTTGTCCAGATTAGTGTAGTTCAGGTAGAACAGCTTCCATATGATGAATTCATTCGTTCAATTCCAAAGATGACCATATTAAACATCTTTGAGGCTGAACCCCTTGAAGGCAGAATGGTGTTGGAAGTACATCCGAATGTTGCGTTTGCGATGCTGGATCGTATGCTTGGAGGTTCCGGAACTTCACCGTCCAAGATTAACGCTCTGACCGAGATTGAGACCATTGTAATGGAGCGTATTTTCAGTCGTGCCTTTGAAAGTCTGCAAGAAGCCTGGAAGACCGTGATTGATCTGGCACCTAGACTTGAGGCGCTGGAGACGAACCCACAATTTATGCAGATCGTTTCTCCGAATGAAACCATAGCATTGATTTCACTCAGCACGAAGATCGGTGATACCACGGGCATGATTAACTTGTGTATTCCTCATGTGGTTATTGAGCCAATCATGTCAAGGCTTTCGGTGCATCATTGGTTTGTTTCTCAGAAGAAGACCAGAGCTCCGGAAGAACAAGAGGCGCTGCAAAAAAGGGTCACCAAAGCGAAATTGCCGGTTATAGCTGAGCTTGGAAACTCTAGTATTTCCGTACGAGAGTTCCTTGGGCTTGTTGTAGGCGATGTGATTACATTGGACAAAAAGTCCGAAGACGGATTAAGTGTGAAAGTTGGGGAGCGCATGAAGTTCATCGCAAGCCCCGGCGCGGTAAAAGGAAGAATGGCGGTCCAAATTACGGACATCGTCACTGAAGGAGCAGAAGAATATGACGAGTAA
- a CDS encoding flagellar FlbD family protein, with translation MIAVTRLNNSQLVINALLIETVESTPDTVISLTTGKKIMVLESVSDVVSLTQNYLRSIGIGFAAAVKQTEGQDHV, from the coding sequence ATGATTGCTGTTACAAGGCTTAACAATTCACAACTGGTCATCAACGCATTACTGATTGAAACGGTGGAGTCTACTCCTGACACGGTAATCAGTTTAACGACCGGGAAGAAGATTATGGTACTTGAAAGTGTTTCAGATGTGGTGAGCTTAACACAAAACTACCTGCGGTCCATTGGTATAGGTTTTGCCGCTGCAGTGAAACAAACGGAGGGGCAAGATCATGTTTAA
- the fliP gene encoding flagellar type III secretion system pore protein FliP (The bacterial flagellar biogenesis protein FliP forms a type III secretion system (T3SS)-type pore required for flagellar assembly.) has translation MKKTILLFMLIQVLTGYFAVESFAADPIPEIGITIGGSDGTAGEAGGSTSLSILLLITVLSIAPAIVILMTSFTRIVIVLGFVRTSLATNQMPPNQVLVGLALFMTLFVMSPTLSELNTVALQPYLKGEITQTVALTKASEPMKEFMAKQTREKDLLLFLKYSKSEKPATYKDIPIHVLVPAYAISELKTAFQMGFMIFIPFLVIDMVVSSTLMAMGMMMLPPVMISLPFKILLFILVDGWYLVVKSLLLSFNT, from the coding sequence ATGAAAAAAACAATACTCTTATTCATGCTGATTCAGGTATTGACCGGATACTTTGCGGTTGAATCCTTCGCGGCGGATCCCATTCCGGAAATTGGAATAACCATTGGAGGAAGCGATGGAACCGCCGGGGAAGCCGGAGGTTCGACTTCCCTGTCTATTCTGTTGCTGATCACAGTACTAAGTATCGCTCCTGCGATTGTCATTTTAATGACTTCCTTCACCAGAATTGTAATTGTGCTTGGTTTCGTGCGTACTTCACTTGCAACCAACCAAATGCCGCCCAATCAGGTGTTGGTAGGACTTGCTCTGTTCATGACCTTATTCGTGATGTCACCTACGCTCAGTGAGCTGAATACCGTGGCGCTTCAACCTTATCTTAAAGGGGAGATTACGCAGACGGTTGCGCTTACTAAAGCATCGGAGCCCATGAAAGAATTCATGGCTAAGCAAACGCGTGAAAAGGATTTGTTACTGTTTCTCAAGTACTCTAAATCGGAGAAACCCGCAACCTACAAAGATATACCTATTCATGTACTTGTGCCTGCCTATGCCATCAGTGAACTGAAAACGGCTTTTCAAATGGGATTTATGATATTCATTCCGTTTCTCGTTATTGATATGGTCGTCTCCAGCACCTTAATGGCTATGGGGATGATGATGTTGCCGCCGGTTATGATTTCCCTGCCTTTTAAGATTCTGTTGTTCATTCTGGTGGACGGTTGGTATCTGGTGGTCAAATCACTGCTTCTGAGCTTCAATACTTAA
- the fliR gene encoding flagellar biosynthetic protein FliR → MELLAQYFPVFLLIFCRITSFFVVAPLFSMQNVPNQLKIGLSFYVSLLILMTFKDSVTVATDGTFVLSILREILAGLLLGFIAYLFFTIVQVAGSFIDLQMGFGIANVIDPMTGAQSPILGNFKFMISVLVFLSVNGHLYLLDAIMRSYEWVPLSNPLFQQMYGGHITDFLVRTFSETFKIAFQMSAPIVVAMFLTDLALGLLARTVPQLNIFVVGVPLKIIVGFLVMLLLIPGFIGLFEQIFNSMMEALHALMQLMGRQQAP, encoded by the coding sequence GTGGAGTTGCTAGCTCAGTATTTTCCTGTTTTTCTGTTAATTTTTTGTCGAATAACCTCTTTTTTTGTTGTTGCGCCTTTGTTCTCTATGCAAAATGTGCCTAACCAGTTGAAAATCGGTCTTTCTTTCTATGTTTCTTTATTGATCTTAATGACCTTCAAGGATTCGGTAACTGTGGCGACGGACGGCACATTCGTGCTTTCCATTTTGCGTGAAATATTGGCGGGGCTTCTGTTAGGCTTTATAGCCTATCTGTTCTTCACCATTGTGCAGGTAGCGGGTTCATTCATTGATTTACAAATGGGTTTTGGGATCGCAAACGTTATTGATCCGATGACAGGGGCGCAAAGTCCGATTCTCGGTAATTTCAAGTTTATGATTTCTGTGCTGGTGTTCCTCTCGGTTAACGGTCATTTGTATTTACTTGACGCGATTATGAGGAGCTATGAATGGGTGCCCTTATCCAACCCTTTATTTCAACAAATGTACGGCGGACATATTACGGATTTTCTGGTAAGAACCTTTAGCGAAACGTTCAAAATCGCATTCCAAATGTCCGCGCCCATTGTCGTAGCGATGTTTTTGACGGATCTTGCGCTAGGTTTGCTGGCGCGTACGGTGCCGCAACTCAATATTTTTGTCGTAGGCGTACCTTTAAAGATCATTGTAGGTTTTCTAGTCATGTTGCTCTTAATTCCCGGGTTTATCGGATTATTTGAACAAATATTCAACTCCATGATGGAAGCACTGCACGCATTAATGCAACTGATGGGCAGGCAGCAGGCACCTTAA
- a CDS encoding flagellar biosynthetic protein FliO: MKLSMHVYFLANDNNSLLNEPPSTLGTTDGSLFGNLFRVMFVLILIIGLIVLLIKFLGQKNRGWMLNRSVKTLGGVALGQNKSVQLVEIGSAIYVVGVGDDIRLLEKIDDPEEMELILSSFNTPSTMNGSAIAHSLSDMVNKWRNRNKPQPEEELEATFQEVFYNKMQQMTSRKKMMEDLMQDPKNNDRSSDS; the protein is encoded by the coding sequence TTGAAATTATCAATGCATGTCTACTTCCTTGCGAATGACAACAATTCACTGCTGAACGAGCCGCCGTCCACACTGGGCACCACGGATGGCAGCCTGTTCGGGAATCTCTTCAGAGTTATGTTTGTACTTATCCTTATTATCGGATTGATTGTGCTTTTAATTAAATTTTTGGGCCAAAAAAATCGTGGATGGATGCTCAATCGTTCTGTAAAAACGCTGGGCGGCGTGGCCCTGGGTCAGAATAAATCCGTTCAGCTGGTCGAAATCGGCAGCGCCATCTATGTAGTCGGTGTGGGAGATGATATCAGACTTCTTGAGAAGATTGACGATCCCGAAGAGATGGAGTTGATCCTGAGCTCTTTCAACACACCGTCCACGATGAACGGCAGCGCCATTGCCCATTCGCTTTCGGACATGGTAAACAAGTGGCGCAACCGGAACAAGCCGCAGCCTGAAGAAGAATTGGAAGCAACGTTTCAAGAAGTGTTCTACAACAAGATGCAGCAAATGACTTCCCGAAAGAAAATGATGGAAGATTTGATGCAAGACCCAAAAAACAATGATCGGTCGTCGGACTCATGA
- the fliY gene encoding flagellar motor switch phosphatase FliY, whose translation MTSKDYLSQEEIDALLKQSSEDTSSSSSGPTIEEFLTLMEQDALGEIGNITFGSAATALSTLLGKKVDITTPQVSIIASEELVKEFPKPHVAVSVRYVDGFQGINSLVIKTRDAQVIADLMLGGEGAVDDSMELNEIHISAVQEAMNQMMGSSATSMSTIFNRFVNISPPGIDILNLADGEGAGTLPPEDYFIKISFRLKIGELIDSTIMQLLPVHFAKEMVSILMGGGSTEPSKEESNNINGKADYDMPDEAIYNGNTVNHGQQQPEYMSQTMQAAPQQHSAHPSSMQQPAATQMQNTGGFGGMSNNRNVNVQPVQFSNLTGGFGAGTEETNLGLLLDIPLKVTVELGRTQKVIKDILELSLGSIIELDKLAGEPVDILVNNKLIAKGEVVVIDENFGVRVTDIVSQWDRIQKLQ comes from the coding sequence ATGACGAGTAAGGACTATTTATCCCAAGAGGAAATAGACGCATTGTTAAAGCAGAGTTCAGAAGACACCTCCTCGTCCAGCTCTGGTCCTACCATTGAAGAATTTCTCACCTTGATGGAGCAAGACGCGCTCGGTGAAATCGGTAATATTACCTTCGGCAGTGCGGCAACAGCTTTGTCTACTTTATTAGGAAAGAAAGTAGATATTACGACGCCGCAAGTATCCATTATTGCCAGTGAGGAATTAGTGAAAGAGTTTCCTAAACCCCATGTGGCAGTCAGTGTTCGTTATGTAGACGGGTTCCAAGGCATTAACTCACTGGTCATTAAAACGAGGGATGCTCAAGTCATAGCGGATCTTATGCTAGGCGGAGAAGGTGCGGTTGATGACTCCATGGAGTTGAATGAGATCCATATCAGCGCCGTGCAAGAAGCGATGAATCAAATGATGGGGTCATCTGCAACTTCGATGTCTACTATTTTTAATCGCTTCGTTAATATTTCCCCGCCGGGTATCGATATCCTGAATCTGGCGGATGGAGAAGGCGCTGGAACTTTGCCTCCTGAGGATTATTTTATTAAGATTTCTTTCCGTCTCAAAATCGGTGAATTAATAGATTCTACGATTATGCAGTTGTTGCCTGTTCATTTTGCCAAAGAGATGGTGTCCATCCTAATGGGCGGGGGAAGCACTGAGCCTTCCAAAGAGGAGAGCAATAACATTAACGGTAAAGCAGATTACGATATGCCGGATGAAGCTATCTATAACGGCAATACAGTAAACCACGGGCAACAACAACCCGAGTATATGTCTCAAACGATGCAGGCAGCACCGCAGCAACATTCGGCACACCCATCATCCATGCAGCAGCCGGCAGCTACACAAATGCAGAATACAGGAGGGTTTGGAGGCATGTCGAACAATCGCAATGTTAACGTTCAGCCTGTTCAATTCTCTAACCTGACGGGGGGATTTGGAGCAGGAACTGAGGAAACAAACCTTGGCCTATTGCTTGACATTCCGCTTAAGGTGACGGTTGAGTTGGGTCGCACACAAAAAGTCATTAAGGACATTTTGGAGCTTTCCTTAGGTTCTATTATTGAGCTGGATAAACTTGCGGGAGAGCCGGTAGATATACTGGTGAATAACAAGTTGATTGCCAAAGGCGAGGTCGTTGTTATTGATGAGAACTTCGGTGTTCGCGTAACAGACATCGTCAGTCAGTGGGATCGGATACAAAAATTACAATAA
- the flhB gene encoding flagellar biosynthesis protein FlhB, with protein sequence MQPLRLKLNLQQFSGEKTEQATPKKREDSRKKGQVAKSMEIPGAFILLISFMSFSMFGEFYKERIYRLFSVTFHDYMNMQVTQANVGKIFGDLITQCLILIAPIMAITVIVAILGNYAQFGFLLTGDPLKMKFEKLNPLEGAKRIFSLRSLVEMLKSIAKVLIVGIVAYMTLWGERMNIIALSTVPLESIFTFSAGLVLSLGIKIGAILVVLAVLDYAYQKYDFEKNLRMSKQDIKDEYKKSEGDPLIKAKIREKQKRMAMQRMMQEVPKADVIITNPTHFAIALKYDAKTMESPLVLAKGKDYVALKIKEIAKQEGILTMENRPLARALYDQAEIGQGIPVALFQAVAEVLAYVYKMKRKV encoded by the coding sequence GTGCAGCCGCTGCGTCTCAAGCTGAACCTGCAGCAATTTTCAGGAGAAAAGACCGAGCAGGCAACGCCCAAGAAACGTGAAGATTCCCGCAAAAAAGGCCAAGTGGCCAAGAGCATGGAAATTCCCGGCGCTTTTATACTCTTAATTTCATTTATGTCGTTCTCCATGTTCGGGGAATTTTACAAAGAGCGCATCTATCGTTTGTTTTCAGTAACGTTCCACGATTATATGAACATGCAGGTCACGCAAGCCAATGTCGGCAAAATATTCGGTGATTTGATTACCCAGTGTCTGATTCTCATAGCGCCAATTATGGCCATTACCGTTATTGTGGCTATTCTTGGGAATTATGCGCAATTCGGATTCCTGCTTACAGGCGATCCTCTCAAGATGAAGTTCGAGAAGTTAAACCCCCTGGAAGGTGCCAAACGCATTTTCTCATTGCGCTCCTTGGTGGAGATGCTGAAATCGATAGCCAAAGTACTCATTGTAGGGATTGTTGCTTACATGACGTTATGGGGAGAGCGCATGAACATCATCGCGCTAAGCACGGTGCCGCTGGAATCCATATTCACGTTTTCAGCAGGATTAGTGTTGTCGCTAGGTATCAAAATAGGGGCTATTCTGGTCGTGCTTGCGGTGCTGGATTATGCCTATCAGAAATATGACTTTGAAAAAAACCTTCGTATGTCCAAACAAGACATCAAGGATGAGTATAAAAAGTCCGAGGGCGATCCGCTGATTAAAGCTAAAATCCGGGAGAAACAAAAACGGATGGCGATGCAACGTATGATGCAGGAAGTGCCAAAAGCGGATGTCATCATTACAAACCCTACACACTTCGCGATCGCCCTGAAATACGACGCCAAGACGATGGAATCTCCGCTGGTGTTGGCCAAAGGTAAAGATTATGTGGCATTGAAGATTAAAGAGATTGCAAAACAAGAAGGCATCTTAACGATGGAAAATCGTCCTTTAGCCCGGGCTTTGTATGATCAGGCTGAGATCGGTCAGGGAATTCCGGTTGCGCTATTCCAAGCGGTTGCCGAAGTGTTGGCTTATGTCTATAAAATGAAACGTAAAGTGTAA
- the fliQ gene encoding flagellar biosynthesis protein FliQ, whose amino-acid sequence MNSEFIIGLAGQAIYTVLKASAPMLIIALVVGLLVSIFQATTQIQEQTLAFVPKIIAVFASVLLFGPWVLTTLVDFTYNLLNNLHKYIG is encoded by the coding sequence ATGAACTCTGAATTCATTATCGGCTTGGCCGGCCAGGCCATCTATACCGTATTGAAAGCAAGCGCGCCGATGCTAATCATAGCACTGGTAGTTGGCTTATTGGTAAGTATATTTCAGGCGACAACACAAATTCAGGAACAAACGCTGGCTTTTGTACCCAAGATCATTGCCGTATTCGCCTCCGTGCTTTTGTTCGGGCCTTGGGTGCTGACGACACTGGTTGACTTTACTTACAATCTGCTCAATAACCTTCATAAATACATCGGATAG
- a CDS encoding response regulator: protein MANRILIVDDAAFMRMMIRDILTKNGFEVVGEAPDGAVAVEKYKELKPDLITMDITMPEMDGIAALKEIKKQDPNAKVIMCSAMGQQAMVIDAIQAGAKDFIVKPFQADRVIEAIKKTLG from the coding sequence ATGGCAAACCGAATTTTGATCGTAGACGACGCAGCATTTATGAGAATGATGATCCGGGATATTCTGACAAAGAACGGATTTGAAGTAGTGGGGGAAGCACCGGACGGAGCCGTAGCCGTAGAGAAATATAAAGAGTTGAAGCCGGATTTGATTACAATGGATATCACGATGCCGGAAATGGACGGCATAGCCGCTTTGAAAGAAATCAAGAAACAAGACCCTAACGCTAAAGTCATCATGTGCTCCGCCATGGGGCAGCAAGCCATGGTTATTGACGCGATTCAGGCCGGGGCTAAAGACTTTATCGTAAAACCTTTCCAAGCGGACCGCGTTATTGAAGCTATCAAGAAAACGCTTGGATAA
- the flhA gene encoding flagellar biosynthesis protein FlhA gives MMVLPLPVWLLDVLLIINISTALTILLVSMSTKDALQFSIFPALLLITTLFRLALNVSTTRNILANGYAGHVVETFGNFVAGGQIAVGFVIFLILVVVQFIVITKGSERVAEVAARFTLDAMPGKQMSIDADLNAGLINEHQARERRSKIEREADFYGAMDGASKFVKGDAIAGIVILIINLFGGFIIGMAIHGMSFGDSLHTYSILTIGDGLVSQIPALLISTAAGLIVTRSASEGNLSHDITSQLFSQPKLLYIVAGTVLLLGFFTPIGPISTLPIGLLLIYAGYSMQKNLNKKQIEDEQMEEEQQIEEVRSPESVISLLQVDPIEFEFGYGLIPLADTQQGGDLLDRIIMIRRQCALELGLVVPVIRIRDNIQLKPNEYAIKIKGNTVARGELLLNHYLAMSPGYDDDSIAGIETVEPAFGLPALWIDEANKERAELSGYTVVDPPSVVATHLTEVIKRHAHEILGRQETKALVDNVKDANPALVDELIPNVMSLGDIQKVLAKLLKEKVSIRDLVTIFETLADYGGYTKDPDVLTEYVRQALSRQITLQYTQTGEALKVITVGPSLEKKIAESVQQTEQGSYLAMDPNATQTVYQKLVEQINKLIQSGAQPLILTSPTIRMYLRQLMDRTMQDVPVLSYSELEPNVEIQSVGVVNL, from the coding sequence ATGATGGTGCTGCCGTTGCCGGTGTGGCTGCTGGATGTCCTCTTGATCATTAATATTTCTACGGCATTAACGATTTTATTAGTGTCGATGAGTACAAAAGATGCTTTGCAATTTTCCATATTTCCCGCTTTATTGTTAATTACTACATTGTTCCGCTTAGCGCTGAACGTTTCTACTACGCGTAACATTCTTGCTAATGGGTATGCGGGGCATGTCGTTGAAACATTCGGTAATTTCGTGGCCGGCGGTCAAATTGCCGTGGGCTTCGTCATCTTTCTAATTCTCGTTGTTGTGCAATTTATCGTTATTACCAAAGGTTCGGAGCGTGTGGCCGAAGTAGCGGCGCGCTTTACGTTGGACGCGATGCCGGGTAAACAAATGAGTATAGATGCGGATCTGAACGCAGGCCTCATCAACGAACATCAAGCGAGGGAACGCCGTTCCAAAATTGAGAGGGAAGCGGACTTTTACGGTGCGATGGACGGTGCGAGTAAATTTGTTAAGGGGGATGCCATTGCCGGTATCGTCATCCTGATCATCAATTTGTTCGGCGGGTTTATCATCGGCATGGCGATTCATGGCATGTCTTTCGGGGATTCCTTACATACGTATTCCATATTAACCATCGGGGATGGACTTGTTAGTCAAATACCTGCGCTGTTAATTTCTACAGCGGCAGGGCTAATCGTTACACGTTCCGCGTCCGAAGGGAATTTGTCTCATGATATTACATCGCAGCTGTTTAGTCAGCCTAAGCTGTTGTATATTGTTGCTGGCACGGTGCTTCTTCTGGGATTCTTTACTCCGATCGGACCCATTTCGACTTTACCAATCGGGTTATTGCTGATTTACGCGGGCTACTCCATGCAGAAGAACCTCAATAAGAAACAGATTGAAGACGAGCAGATGGAGGAGGAACAGCAGATCGAAGAGGTTCGCAGTCCGGAAAGTGTTATTTCGCTTCTTCAGGTGGATCCTATTGAATTCGAATTTGGCTACGGTCTGATTCCTTTGGCTGATACGCAGCAAGGCGGAGATTTGCTCGACCGAATTATTATGATTCGCAGGCAATGTGCGCTTGAACTGGGTCTGGTCGTTCCGGTCATTCGGATTCGCGACAATATTCAACTCAAACCGAACGAATACGCCATTAAAATCAAAGGGAATACCGTGGCGCGGGGTGAACTGTTATTGAATCATTATCTGGCCATGAGTCCGGGGTATGACGATGATTCAATCGCGGGTATTGAGACGGTGGAACCCGCGTTCGGCCTTCCTGCCTTATGGATTGACGAGGCCAACAAAGAGAGAGCCGAGCTCTCCGGATATACCGTCGTTGACCCGCCTTCCGTTGTGGCTACACACTTAACCGAAGTTATTAAGCGACATGCTCATGAAATTCTGGGCCGTCAGGAAACGAAGGCGTTGGTGGATAACGTGAAGGATGCGAACCCGGCCCTGGTCGACGAGCTCATTCCGAATGTGATGAGCCTGGGGGATATCCAGAAGGTATTGGCCAAGTTGCTGAAAGAGAAGGTTTCCATTCGCGATCTGGTGACGATCTTTGAAACGCTTGCCGATTATGGCGGATATACGAAGGACCCGGATGTGTTGACAGAATACGTTCGACAAGCCTTGTCCCGACAAATTACACTGCAATATACGCAAACGGGAGAAGCGCTCAAAGTGATCACGGTCGGACCTTCCCTCGAGAAGAAAATTGCGGAATCGGTACAACAAACAGAGCAAGGCAGTTATCTGGCGATGGATCCGAATGCTACACAAACCGTTTATCAAAAATTGGTGGAACAGATTAACAAGCTCATTCAAAGCGGAGCGCAGCCTCTAATCCTTACCTCACCAACGATTCGAATGTATTTACGCCAGTTAATGGATAGAACGATGCAAGATGTACCTGTACTTTCCTATAGTGAATTGGAACCTAACGTTGAAATTCAAAGCGTAGGGGTGGTGAACTTATGA
- the flhF gene encoding flagellar biosynthesis protein FlhF, translating into MRVKKYIVDTMPEAMHKIRNELGKDAVILNTKAVKLGGFLGLFGKKKIEVIAATDTAAQEPPAAKTSAAVKFEQALQHAAAPAETAPPPTSSGAAQALAASLPPAAAAKAYAAGGGARTALPEEHSSHAPAPSPLAAATRKPSEHAEHVLTGVTPVAPRDDRLYEEIRQMKELVHKLSRQGGAHERTPEALVTLEKHLRHQDISEELLSHLMDHVTQTVQEADLDPTEAETAQLVSMELIRIMTRSDSMNITSSARVIHFVGPTGVGKTTTIAKLAAEQVLKYNRKVGFITSDTYRIAAIDQLRTYATILNVPMEVVFSPQELTRAFRNLSECDMIFMDTAGRNFRNEMYVSELNSLLRSEGVSETYLVLSLTMKYRDMKAVAENFIKYNVDKVLFTKADETDSYGAVANLMYDFDLKLSYVTHGQNVPDDIKEADVQRLTEQLMEGYGHE; encoded by the coding sequence ATGAGAGTCAAAAAATATATCGTAGATACAATGCCTGAAGCGATGCACAAAATCCGTAACGAGCTCGGTAAAGACGCCGTGATTCTGAATACGAAAGCTGTGAAGCTGGGCGGTTTCCTCGGTCTCTTCGGGAAGAAGAAGATCGAGGTCATCGCCGCCACCGATACGGCGGCGCAAGAACCGCCCGCGGCGAAGACTTCCGCCGCGGTCAAGTTCGAGCAGGCGCTGCAGCATGCAGCCGCGCCCGCGGAAACTGCGCCGCCGCCGACATCCTCGGGGGCGGCGCAAGCCCTTGCCGCAAGCTTGCCTCCGGCAGCTGCGGCCAAAGCCTACGCCGCGGGCGGCGGCGCGAGAACTGCGCTCCCGGAGGAGCACAGTTCTCACGCGCCCGCGCCATCGCCGCTTGCAGCGGCGACGAGGAAGCCGTCGGAACACGCGGAGCACGTTCTGACGGGCGTAACGCCTGTCGCGCCTCGGGACGACAGGCTGTATGAGGAGATTCGGCAGATGAAGGAGCTCGTTCATAAGCTTTCCAGGCAAGGGGGAGCTCATGAACGAACGCCGGAGGCGCTGGTTACTTTAGAGAAACATCTGCGTCATCAAGATATCAGTGAAGAGTTATTATCACACTTGATGGATCATGTAACGCAAACTGTGCAAGAAGCTGATCTAGATCCTACCGAAGCGGAAACAGCTCAACTTGTCAGCATGGAACTCATACGGATCATGACTCGCTCTGACAGCATGAACATTACCAGTTCTGCTCGTGTGATCCACTTTGTCGGTCCTACCGGAGTAGGTAAGACCACCACAATTGCCAAGCTTGCCGCGGAACAAGTGCTGAAATACAACCGAAAAGTCGGGTTTATCACTTCGGATACGTATCGTATTGCCGCGATAGATCAATTAAGAACGTATGCTACTATTTTGAACGTGCCAATGGAAGTGGTATTTTCCCCTCAGGAATTAACCCGGGCCTTCCGCAACTTGTCGGAATGCGACATGATCTTTATGGATACGGCCGGCCGAAACTTTCGGAATGAAATGTACGTGTCCGAACTCAACAGTCTGTTGCGTTCCGAGGGTGTAAGCGAAACGTATCTTGTGCTTAGTTTAACTATGAAATACCGGGATATGAAAGCGGTAGCTGAGAATTTCATTAAATACAATGTAGACAAAGTTTTGTTTACAAAGGCGGATGAAACCGATTCCTATGGAGCAGTAGCTAATCTGATGTATGACTTTGACTTGAAACTCTCCTATGTGACCCACGGTCAAAATGTGCCGGATGACATTAAAGAGGCGGATGTCCAGCGTTTGACGGAACAACTGATGGAGGGCTATGGGCATGAGTGA
- a CDS encoding flagellar basal body-associated FliL family protein → MFKRMMPWLAMVLVIITLIMVAAFALWNYMSKSTESDNPNQQAKDSVSAVQAKKLSAEEILEVSSVLDNITTNLADKDYVVKMSFAFQLDHKKTKEEFDQIANLKIKPIIVRTLADMTPDQVTGGKGFDVLSAKLLNLINTTLPEGKLIQVEITDFVITPLN, encoded by the coding sequence ATGTTTAAGAGAATGATGCCATGGCTGGCTATGGTACTCGTCATTATTACTTTAATAATGGTAGCAGCATTCGCACTGTGGAATTACATGAGCAAATCAACAGAATCCGACAATCCTAATCAGCAAGCCAAAGACAGTGTGAGCGCGGTTCAGGCCAAGAAATTGTCTGCTGAAGAGATTCTTGAAGTCAGTTCGGTTCTCGATAATATTACGACCAACCTGGCGGACAAAGATTATGTTGTGAAGATGAGCTTCGCGTTTCAGCTTGATCACAAGAAGACGAAGGAAGAGTTCGATCAAATCGCTAACTTGAAAATCAAGCCGATTATTGTGCGTACCCTTGCCGATATGACCCCGGACCAAGTGACCGGAGGTAAAGGGTTTGACGTGTTAAGCGCCAAATTGCTGAATCTGATCAACACAACTTTGCCCGAAGGTAAACTGATTCAGGTGGAAATTACGGATTTTGTAATTACTCCTCTCAACTAA